The following proteins are encoded in a genomic region of Cyclonatronum proteinivorum:
- a CDS encoding YfcC family protein, with protein sequence MNWNIKAPNTLILVLLVMVFFAALTWVIPGGQFDMVEVNGREVVDPESFQYIDSSPTSLTELFLAPVRGFNDPYGMAIIVFVFIVAGSFSIISKTGAFDVVIRRAAKFFSENPAWRPVYIPFFMVLFSVMGATFGMSEETIVFIPLFVTLSLALGYDSITGVAIPYVGAHIGFAGAVYNPFTVGIAQGLAEIPVFSGAGFRMLLWAAVTVTGIIIVYIYASRIHKNPKKSPVYDIDKNRKASEDDGIIPPIKAGHIIVLLLFFGTLGLLIYGVVQLGWYIEELSALFIGLAVLSAIFGRLSGDEAANAFLAGMKDVMGAAVIIALSRAILIIITDGQIVDTILFHLSASLDNLNIYASAGLMLGVQSLLNVIVPSGSGQAALTIPIMAPLGDLIGITRQTVVLIFQLGDGITNMIIPTSGVLMGVLGIARIPWEVWAKWLFIKMLILYAVALVFIVIAVAMGYQ encoded by the coding sequence ATGAATTGGAACATTAAAGCCCCTAACACCCTCATTCTGGTCTTGCTGGTGATGGTTTTCTTCGCCGCCCTCACCTGGGTGATACCCGGCGGTCAGTTTGATATGGTTGAAGTAAACGGACGCGAAGTCGTAGATCCGGAGTCGTTTCAATACATTGATTCAAGCCCTACTTCCCTCACCGAGCTCTTTCTTGCACCCGTACGCGGTTTCAACGATCCTTACGGCATGGCCATCATCGTGTTCGTCTTTATCGTTGCCGGAAGCTTTTCCATCATTTCCAAAACAGGCGCCTTCGACGTCGTGATTCGCCGGGCTGCCAAGTTCTTTTCCGAAAATCCCGCCTGGCGCCCGGTTTACATCCCGTTTTTCATGGTACTGTTTTCGGTGATGGGCGCAACCTTCGGGATGAGCGAAGAAACCATCGTGTTCATCCCGCTTTTTGTGACGCTCTCCCTGGCGCTGGGCTACGACTCCATAACAGGGGTAGCGATCCCTTACGTAGGGGCGCATATCGGATTTGCGGGCGCCGTGTACAACCCGTTTACCGTCGGTATCGCGCAGGGACTGGCCGAAATTCCCGTCTTTTCCGGAGCCGGATTCCGAATGCTCTTATGGGCTGCCGTAACCGTGACGGGCATTATCATTGTGTACATCTATGCGTCGCGCATCCACAAAAATCCCAAGAAATCGCCGGTTTACGACATCGACAAAAACCGCAAAGCTTCCGAAGATGACGGCATCATTCCGCCCATCAAAGCCGGTCATATCATTGTCTTGCTGTTGTTTTTCGGCACGCTTGGCCTCCTCATTTACGGGGTCGTGCAGCTGGGCTGGTACATCGAAGAGCTGTCGGCCCTGTTCATCGGCCTTGCGGTGCTCTCCGCCATTTTTGGCCGTCTCAGCGGGGATGAAGCCGCCAACGCCTTCCTTGCCGGTATGAAAGATGTGATGGGGGCCGCGGTCATCATCGCGCTTTCCCGCGCCATTCTCATCATCATCACCGACGGACAGATTGTGGATACCATCCTCTTTCACCTGTCCGCTTCCCTCGATAACCTGAACATCTACGCCTCCGCGGGACTCATGCTGGGCGTACAGAGCCTCCTGAACGTTATTGTACCGAGCGGCAGCGGTCAGGCCGCGCTCACCATCCCCATTATGGCACCCCTGGGTGACCTGATCGGCATCACCCGGCAGACCGTAGTACTCATTTTCCAGCTTGGCGACGGCATCACCAACATGATTATCCCGACCTCCGGCGTACTCATGGGCGTACTCGGCATCGCACGCATCCCCTGGGAAGTCTGGGCGAAGTGGCTGTTCATCAAAATGCTGATTTTGTATGCCGTCGCCCTTGTCTTTATCGTGATTGCCGTGGCAATGGGCTATCAATAA
- a CDS encoding addiction module antidote protein: MEISQFQISDYLDSNEMIAAYLNTVLTEGDEQDLILAIGHIAKSIGMSKIAAQTGMSRPSLYKALSEGAKPQFGTIMKVLRAIGGDIQIAPQPAQPNRP; encoded by the coding sequence ATGGAAATCTCACAGTTCCAAATCTCCGACTATCTCGACAGCAACGAAATGATTGCAGCGTACCTGAACACCGTTTTGACTGAAGGTGACGAACAAGATTTGATTTTGGCTATCGGACATATTGCCAAATCTATTGGCATGTCCAAAATTGCAGCGCAAACGGGCATGAGCAGACCCAGTTTGTATAAGGCCTTATCTGAAGGTGCCAAACCTCAGTTCGGCACCATAATGAAAGTACTCCGTGCCATTGGGGGCGACATTCAGATAGCGCCCCAGCCTGCACAGCCAAACAGGCCCTGA
- a CDS encoding type I restriction enzyme HsdR N-terminal domain-containing protein, with product MSLKSHLEKIQRKLREGAFTSEASVSQGILLPTLNELGWPVFDTSIVSPEFTVENRRVDYALCHPKNKPAIFIEVKNVGLSDGADRQLFEYAFHTGVPMAILTDGQEWSFYLPGEQGRYDERRVYKIDCLERSITEIEERLVRYLNYQRVASGDALRAARDDYRNVSRHRIIAANIPKAWVMILKEQDAALLDLLAEKVEDLCGFKPDLDVCGEFLSDQVSFRAESPVVQGTGGRNKGKTSEDVKPGQKHPENSKPRPRKMQPISWELDGEKLTSRSARQVMTTLFERLAEKDDTFLERFASRKHGRKRRYLARNKYELYPGRSDLAEKNAVEIAQGWWLGTNYSKRNVQEIIDLALEVTDPALRRKIKVSVI from the coding sequence ATGAGTCTCAAAAGTCATTTAGAAAAAATTCAGAGAAAACTACGTGAAGGGGCCTTCACCTCAGAAGCATCTGTCTCTCAGGGCATTTTGCTTCCAACACTCAATGAGCTTGGCTGGCCCGTTTTTGATACCTCCATCGTAAGTCCGGAGTTCACCGTTGAAAACCGTCGTGTGGATTACGCCCTGTGTCATCCCAAAAACAAACCGGCCATTTTCATCGAAGTAAAAAATGTAGGGCTCTCCGATGGTGCGGACCGGCAGCTGTTTGAGTATGCTTTCCATACCGGAGTACCTATGGCAATTCTGACCGACGGACAGGAGTGGAGCTTTTATTTGCCCGGAGAGCAAGGGCGGTACGACGAGCGCAGGGTCTATAAAATTGATTGTTTAGAGCGAAGCATCACAGAAATCGAAGAGCGGCTGGTCAGATATCTCAATTACCAAAGAGTCGCTTCAGGCGACGCGCTCCGTGCAGCCCGTGATGACTACCGGAATGTGTCGCGACACCGCATCATCGCAGCTAACATCCCCAAAGCCTGGGTCATGATACTTAAGGAACAGGATGCGGCTTTGCTGGACTTGCTCGCCGAAAAAGTGGAAGATCTGTGCGGCTTCAAACCAGACCTCGATGTGTGCGGTGAATTTTTGAGTGATCAGGTGAGCTTCCGTGCGGAAAGTCCTGTTGTTCAAGGAACGGGTGGTAGAAATAAAGGTAAGACTTCAGAAGACGTTAAACCCGGCCAAAAGCATCCAGAGAATTCAAAACCCCGTCCACGTAAAATGCAGCCGATTTCCTGGGAACTTGATGGCGAGAAATTGACATCACGTTCTGCCCGGCAAGTCATGACCACCCTGTTTGAAAGGCTTGCGGAAAAAGACGACACTTTTCTTGAAAGGTTTGCATCAAGGAAGCATGGGCGAAAAAGGCGTTATCTGGCCAGAAACAAATACGAACTTTACCCTGGACGATCCGACTTGGCAGAAAAAAACGCAGTGGAAATCGCACAAGGCTGGTGGTTGGGTACGAATTACAGCAAGAGAAATGTCCAGGAAATTATTGATCTTGCCCTTGAAGTCACTGATCCCGCATTAAGGCGAAAAATCAAAGTGAGCGTGATTTAA
- the dnaX gene encoding DNA polymerase III subunit gamma/tau produces the protein MSSHYKALTRKYRPVRFSDIVSQEHVSSTLQNAIESGRISHAYLFCGPRGVGKTTMARVLARTLNDIGDDVDGEMLNQTLNIIEVDAASNNKVDDAHRIRESVRVPPQSGNYKIYIIDEVHMLSKQAFNALLKTLEEPPAYAIFIFATTEPHKVLPTILSRVQRFDFKPISVQQSVDRLRFICEREDITIDEDSLHMIAVKADGALRDALGILDQVIALCGTDIQYEALMKAFNAVGLERLFELTGYIDSGDSVAGIQLISDLLMEGHDISEFLGSLTGFMRNLLLARDPSNFYAIETSKDVKLRLNKAAQSFSDDDLMRMLHIVHEAQFRLRDARQPRILLEMTVLKLIRMEKTAGLSGLMQELERLRNAFSTGGGSGKSAASVQGSTASEPAPYKTQSPASPSATPAASNPSTAAPAPAPTQAPAAPKAAVDIPGAPPVSGLRRKPGMRNKQAVSGQPTPSIAVKAPASPPSHTETGAATNKARTNSDSDSNSGSETKAQTASAPADLPPENAILATQPARKPTSQAAKPQSTPAPAVQLMNSGAPDPSTADKPVYLHQVVQVWDTFIKNLHPPVSQSLILALDRVKPSDLKGRLLTLETPDPFVLDMLETNSRFLSEQLEPHLGQRFKIQGRLIQVGNTEQTEEDPFAKFERLQKQDPKLRQIVELFGAEIDWNYR, from the coding sequence ATGTCATCGCATTACAAAGCCTTAACCCGCAAGTATCGCCCCGTTCGTTTTTCAGATATTGTTTCACAGGAGCATGTGAGCTCAACGCTTCAGAATGCGATTGAGAGCGGTCGCATTTCTCATGCCTATCTGTTTTGCGGTCCCAGAGGGGTTGGGAAAACAACCATGGCGCGCGTGCTCGCCCGTACGCTGAACGATATCGGGGATGATGTGGATGGCGAAATGCTGAACCAAACGCTGAACATCATTGAGGTGGATGCGGCTTCGAACAATAAGGTTGACGACGCGCACCGCATTCGGGAGTCTGTCCGGGTTCCGCCGCAGTCGGGCAACTACAAGATCTATATTATTGATGAGGTGCACATGCTGTCGAAGCAAGCATTTAATGCCCTTCTCAAAACCCTTGAAGAGCCGCCGGCTTACGCCATTTTTATTTTTGCAACAACCGAGCCGCACAAAGTGCTTCCGACCATTCTCTCGCGGGTTCAGCGCTTCGATTTCAAGCCGATTAGCGTGCAGCAAAGTGTTGACCGGCTTCGCTTTATTTGCGAGCGGGAAGACATCACCATAGATGAAGATTCCCTGCACATGATTGCCGTAAAAGCCGACGGGGCCCTGCGCGACGCGCTCGGGATTCTGGATCAGGTGATTGCCCTTTGCGGTACCGATATTCAGTATGAGGCGCTGATGAAGGCCTTCAACGCTGTCGGACTTGAGCGGCTGTTTGAGCTGACCGGCTACATCGATTCCGGCGACAGCGTTGCCGGCATTCAGCTGATTTCTGACTTGCTGATGGAAGGACACGATATTTCCGAGTTTTTAGGCAGCCTGACCGGATTTATGCGCAACCTGTTGCTCGCCCGTGATCCCAGCAATTTTTACGCTATCGAGACGAGCAAGGACGTCAAACTTCGTCTCAACAAGGCGGCACAGTCCTTTTCGGACGATGATCTCATGCGCATGCTTCACATCGTGCACGAGGCGCAGTTCCGGCTGCGTGATGCGCGTCAGCCGCGTATTTTGCTGGAAATGACGGTCCTGAAACTCATCCGCATGGAAAAAACCGCAGGTCTCTCAGGCCTTATGCAGGAGCTTGAGCGCCTGCGCAATGCCTTCAGTACAGGCGGCGGTTCCGGGAAATCAGCGGCTTCCGTGCAGGGCAGCACGGCGAGTGAACCCGCGCCTTACAAAACGCAGTCTCCGGCAAGCCCATCAGCAACGCCGGCTGCGAGCAACCCTTCAACCGCTGCACCGGCACCCGCTCCGACTCAGGCTCCGGCGGCCCCCAAAGCGGCCGTAGATATTCCGGGTGCGCCCCCGGTGAGCGGCCTGCGCCGTAAACCCGGCATGCGCAACAAACAGGCTGTTTCGGGACAGCCAACCCCATCCATCGCGGTGAAAGCACCGGCAAGCCCGCCTTCGCATACAGAGACCGGGGCGGCAACGAACAAGGCGCGTACGAATTCAGATTCAGACTCAAACTCAGGTTCTGAAACCAAAGCGCAAACCGCTTCAGCACCGGCAGACCTTCCGCCGGAAAATGCCATTCTCGCTACGCAGCCTGCCCGAAAACCGACCTCTCAGGCCGCTAAACCGCAAAGCACTCCCGCACCGGCGGTTCAGCTCATGAATTCGGGCGCGCCGGATCCGTCCACAGCCGATAAGCCGGTTTACCTGCACCAGGTCGTACAGGTTTGGGATACCTTCATCAAAAACCTTCACCCGCCTGTCTCGCAGTCGCTCATTCTCGCGCTCGACCGCGTGAAACCGTCTGACCTTAAAGGGCGGCTGCTCACCCTTGAAACCCCCGACCCTTTTGTGCTCGATATGCTTGAGACGAACAGCCGTTTTCTCAGCGAACAGCTTGAGCCCCATCTCGGTCAGCGGTTCAAGATACAGGGACGCCTTATTCAGGTCGGAAATACGGAGCAAACCGAAGAAGACCCCTTCGCCAAATTTGAGCGCCTGCAAAAACAGGACCCCAAGCTTCGGCAGATTGTCGAGCTTTTTGGTGCTGAAATAGACTGGAACTACCGCTAA
- a CDS encoding trans-sulfuration enzyme family protein codes for MPDSRHFETDAIRIQAPGSAAREHSVPLYMTSGFTFDSAEHARALFANEVDGNVYSRYSNPNTDEFVAKICAMEGAESGLAAASGMAALFGCLAGLLNQGDHVLASRSLFGSSHQILSQILPRWGISYTYADTARPESWESLIRPETKMLFLETPSNPGLDLVDLAWAGELAKAHNLIFLVDNCFATPYLQQPIAFGADLIQHSATKFIDGQGRAIGGVIAGSEKYIEPIRFFMRHTGPSLSPFNAWLFSKSLETLPVRMERHCDNAEKLADFLGEHPKVSWVKYPFHKDHPQRELALKQMKRGGGVVCFEVSGGISGAVRFMDRITMLSRSANLGDTRTIVTHPATTTHSKLTEEERLAVGITPGLIRIAVGLEHHTDILNDVAQALG; via the coding sequence ATGCCCGATTCCCGTCATTTCGAAACCGATGCCATCCGTATTCAGGCTCCCGGCAGTGCTGCGCGGGAGCATTCTGTGCCGCTGTACATGACCTCCGGCTTCACCTTCGATTCCGCTGAGCATGCGCGGGCGTTGTTCGCGAATGAAGTGGATGGCAATGTGTACAGCCGCTACTCCAACCCGAATACCGATGAGTTTGTGGCGAAAATCTGTGCGATGGAAGGGGCGGAGTCCGGGCTTGCGGCGGCTTCGGGCATGGCGGCCCTGTTTGGCTGTCTTGCGGGACTTCTCAATCAGGGCGATCATGTGCTGGCGTCGCGCTCGCTGTTCGGGTCTTCGCATCAGATTCTGAGTCAGATTCTGCCGCGCTGGGGCATCAGCTACACCTACGCAGATACGGCGCGACCCGAAAGCTGGGAGTCCCTGATTCGTCCCGAAACCAAAATGCTGTTTCTGGAAACGCCCTCCAATCCGGGCCTGGATTTGGTCGATTTGGCGTGGGCCGGAGAGCTGGCCAAAGCCCACAATCTCATTTTCCTGGTGGACAACTGCTTTGCCACGCCCTACCTGCAGCAACCCATCGCCTTTGGGGCCGATCTCATTCAGCACTCGGCCACCAAGTTTATTGACGGTCAGGGCCGTGCTATTGGCGGGGTAATTGCCGGAAGCGAAAAATACATCGAGCCGATTCGCTTCTTTATGCGCCACACAGGTCCGTCGCTCTCGCCTTTCAATGCGTGGCTGTTCAGCAAAAGTCTGGAGACTTTGCCGGTTCGCATGGAGCGGCACTGCGACAATGCGGAAAAACTCGCGGATTTTCTCGGCGAACACCCAAAGGTGAGTTGGGTGAAGTACCCCTTCCATAAAGACCATCCGCAGCGGGAACTGGCGCTGAAGCAAATGAAGCGCGGCGGAGGCGTCGTCTGTTTTGAAGTCAGCGGCGGCATTTCGGGCGCTGTCCGGTTTATGGACCGCATCACCATGCTTTCGCGCTCGGCCAACCTCGGCGACACCCGCACCATTGTGACGCACCCCGCTACGACCACGCACTCCAAGCTCACGGAGGAAGAGCGCCTTGCCGTCGGCATCACGCCGGGACTCATCCGCATCGCGGTCGGATTGGAGCATCACACCGATATTTTGAACGATGTGGCGCAGGCGCTGGGGTAA
- a CDS encoding type II toxin-antitoxin system VapC family toxin codes for MTENGAFCDTSFFIRLLDKTDPLHINARNYYQYLLENNKELYVSTIAVAEYCVGGRVDALPIKNLKIVAFNLHHAERAGELAQIVFRHKNKLRYKERNIIPNDTKLFTQSDLEKQAGIYLSSDSESLKIYRLLNQYVALDFRFVDINTPYDQAFGVFRL; via the coding sequence ATGACTGAAAATGGCGCTTTTTGTGACACCAGCTTCTTTATCCGCTTGCTGGATAAAACCGATCCCTTACATATAAATGCAAGAAACTACTATCAGTATTTGCTTGAAAATAACAAAGAGCTCTACGTCAGTACTATTGCAGTTGCAGAATACTGTGTGGGTGGAAGAGTTGATGCACTGCCCATTAAAAACCTCAAAATTGTTGCATTTAATCTTCATCACGCTGAAAGGGCAGGGGAATTAGCCCAAATTGTTTTCAGACATAAAAACAAACTTCGGTACAAGGAAAGGAATATTATTCCAAATGATACAAAGCTCTTCACGCAGTCAGACCTCGAAAAACAAGCGGGTATTTACCTTTCCTCAGACAGCGAGAGCCTGAAAATCTACAGACTTCTGAATCAATACGTGGCGCTCGATTTCAGATTTGTGGATATAAATACGCCCTATGATCAGGCATTTGGTGTGTTTCGGTTGTAA
- a CDS encoding potassium channel beta subunit family protein — MQYRFLGKSGLKVSALSFGSWVTFGEQVDTGLAYEQMKAAYDAGVNFFDNAEAYENGKSEEIMGQVLRKAGWKRSDLVISTKIFWGGEGPNDTGLSFKHIKEGTEAALKRMQLDYVDLLFCHRPDLHTPMEETVWAMDQMIREGKALYWGTSEWSAEEIRMAYEIARREHLRPPLMEQPQYNMFHRERVEQEYARLYRDIGLGTTIWSPLASGLLTGKYNDGIPEGSRLHLEKYSWLRKALLETEEGRAKLEKVKQLAPLAADLGITLPQMALAWCLKNPDVSTVITGASTVEQVKQNMSAMDAVAKLDDSAMERIEAILSNKPSAAPDWREM; from the coding sequence ATGCAATACAGATTTTTAGGAAAATCAGGACTCAAAGTTTCGGCCCTTTCATTCGGCTCGTGGGTCACTTTCGGAGAGCAGGTCGATACCGGCCTGGCGTATGAGCAGATGAAGGCCGCCTACGATGCGGGCGTCAATTTTTTTGACAATGCGGAGGCCTACGAAAACGGCAAATCAGAAGAGATCATGGGGCAGGTGCTCCGCAAGGCCGGCTGGAAACGGTCGGATCTGGTGATCTCCACGAAAATATTCTGGGGTGGTGAAGGACCCAATGATACCGGACTCTCCTTCAAGCACATCAAAGAAGGAACCGAGGCTGCCCTGAAGCGCATGCAGCTTGATTATGTGGATTTGCTGTTTTGTCACCGGCCCGATCTGCACACGCCGATGGAAGAAACCGTGTGGGCCATGGATCAGATGATCCGCGAAGGCAAGGCCCTGTACTGGGGCACGAGCGAGTGGAGTGCCGAAGAAATCCGGATGGCGTACGAAATCGCCCGGCGCGAACATCTGCGCCCACCGCTGATGGAGCAGCCGCAGTACAACATGTTTCACCGGGAGCGGGTCGAGCAGGAGTACGCCCGCCTGTACCGGGATATCGGGCTTGGCACGACGATCTGGAGTCCGCTTGCGAGCGGGTTACTCACCGGAAAGTACAACGACGGCATCCCGGAGGGCTCGCGTCTTCATCTCGAGAAATACAGCTGGCTGCGAAAGGCGCTTCTCGAAACGGAAGAAGGTCGTGCCAAACTCGAAAAAGTCAAACAGCTCGCACCGCTTGCCGCCGATTTGGGTATCACCCTGCCTCAAATGGCGCTGGCCTGGTGCCTCAAAAATCCGGATGTCAGTACGGTTATTACCGGAGCCTCAACGGTTGAGCAGGTGAAACAAAACATGAGCGCGATGGACGCGGTAGCCAAACTCGACGACAGCGCCATGGAGCGCATCGAAGCCATCCTCAGCAACAAACCCTCCGCCGCACCCGACTGGCGGGAAATGTAG
- a CDS encoding ion transporter encodes MNRLRRIVEKDDTRAGRFFDLTIKALILFSLITFSVSTIPGLSEQTIRFLYYSKILTVGIFTLEYLLRIIVAEKKLSYIFSFYGMIDLLAIMPFFLAAGTDLRALRILRFLRLFTLLKATRYTRSVERFRKVYHLVKADIVVFLTATVMLMYLGAVGIYYFENPVQPETFKSVFHSMWWSVATVTTVGYGDIYPVTAGGRVFTFLILLLSICIVAIPAGLIASAFQRVNQDED; translated from the coding sequence ATGAACCGATTAAGGCGCATAGTAGAAAAAGACGATACCCGTGCGGGTCGTTTTTTTGACCTCACGATCAAAGCGCTGATCCTGTTTTCGCTGATTACCTTCTCGGTCTCGACCATTCCGGGTTTGAGTGAGCAGACCATCCGGTTTCTGTACTATTCGAAAATCCTGACGGTCGGCATTTTTACCCTGGAGTACCTGCTGCGCATCATAGTAGCTGAAAAGAAGCTGAGCTACATCTTTAGCTTCTATGGCATGATTGATTTGCTGGCCATTATGCCTTTTTTTCTTGCAGCGGGTACCGATTTGCGGGCGCTGCGCATTCTCCGGTTTTTGCGGTTGTTTACCCTGCTTAAAGCAACGCGCTATACCCGCTCGGTCGAACGCTTCCGGAAAGTGTACCATCTGGTGAAAGCCGACATCGTTGTTTTTCTGACCGCAACGGTTATGCTGATGTATCTGGGCGCAGTCGGCATTTATTATTTTGAAAACCCGGTTCAGCCGGAAACCTTCAAATCTGTTTTCCACAGCATGTGGTGGTCGGTCGCGACGGTTACGACAGTTGGGTATGGCGACATTTACCCCGTAACAGCGGGCGGCAGGGTTTTCACTTTTCTGATTTTACTCCTCAGCATCTGTATCGTTGCCATACCGGCAGGTCTGATCGCCTCAGCTTTTCAGCGGGTCAATCAGGATGAGGACTGA
- a CDS encoding type II toxin-antitoxin system RelE/ParE family toxin, translating into MYKIQKTAEFDKWLRKLKDHRAKAKILFRIQKIETDGHFGSCESVGDGVRELKIDYAKGYRVYFRQKGDTIIILLMGGDKSTQQRDIEKAKLILKQLEN; encoded by the coding sequence ATGTATAAAATCCAAAAGACAGCTGAATTTGATAAGTGGCTAAGAAAACTGAAGGATCATCGCGCTAAAGCGAAAATCCTTTTTCGAATTCAAAAAATAGAGACCGATGGGCACTTTGGAAGCTGTGAATCCGTCGGAGACGGTGTACGTGAATTGAAAATTGATTATGCTAAAGGATACAGGGTTTACTTTAGGCAAAAAGGTGACACAATAATCATCCTTCTTATGGGTGGTGACAAGTCAACACAGCAAAGAGATATTGAAAAGGCGAAGCTCATTTTAAAACAATTAGAAAATTAA
- a CDS encoding IS4 family transposase, producing the protein MANVTLFAQIMQTLDRPGFKKLVKKYSSDKHVKGITSWTHLVTMLFCQFSKLSSLRDVCNGLKSSSGNLNHLGVNRAPCKSSLSYQNKHREWGLFKDYYFVMMKKLAAMGRFRQTRFRIKSKILLLDSTTISLCLGLYDWAKFRKKKGAIKLHTLLDYDGCLPVFIQMTDGKPHDSTVAKTLSLPADSVVVADRAYVDFPTLYRWKTEGSYFVIRLKKSVQFKRLAEKPLPDNRHQHILIDEYVELSKPESYKNYPAKLRRVVAYDAEKDQTIELITNQFSWTANTISELYRARWDIEQFFKDIKQLLKIKSFLGTTTNAVLIQIWTAMITILILKYMKAIATYGWCLSNMVAFLRVNLFVKFDLQKLLNEPFKPPETVVETAPIQMSLFEWGD; encoded by the coding sequence ATGGCCAATGTAACGTTATTTGCGCAGATTATGCAGACCCTGGACCGACCAGGCTTCAAAAAGCTGGTTAAAAAATACAGTTCAGACAAACATGTTAAAGGTATTACCAGCTGGACTCATTTGGTGACTATGCTGTTTTGCCAGTTCTCCAAGTTAAGTTCCCTGCGAGATGTTTGTAACGGGTTAAAATCCTCCAGTGGCAATCTTAACCATTTAGGTGTCAACAGAGCACCTTGTAAATCCTCGCTTTCCTATCAAAATAAGCATCGCGAGTGGGGCCTTTTCAAAGACTACTACTTTGTGATGATGAAGAAACTGGCTGCAATGGGGCGTTTCCGACAAACCCGCTTCAGGATCAAAAGCAAGATCCTGCTGTTGGATTCAACGACCATCAGTTTATGTCTGGGTCTGTACGATTGGGCCAAATTCCGCAAAAAGAAGGGCGCCATAAAACTACATACCCTGCTGGATTATGACGGTTGCCTGCCGGTTTTTATACAGATGACCGATGGCAAGCCGCACGACTCCACTGTTGCCAAAACATTGTCGTTGCCAGCGGATTCAGTAGTCGTTGCCGACCGCGCTTATGTTGATTTTCCGACCTTGTACCGATGGAAAACCGAGGGCAGCTATTTTGTGATACGCCTTAAAAAATCTGTCCAGTTCAAGCGGCTCGCCGAAAAACCTCTGCCAGACAACCGCCATCAGCACATACTCATCGATGAATATGTCGAACTGAGCAAGCCTGAAAGCTATAAGAACTATCCTGCTAAATTACGCCGGGTGGTGGCTTATGACGCCGAAAAAGATCAAACCATCGAACTGATCACCAACCAGTTTTCCTGGACAGCAAACACCATCAGTGAGCTGTACAGAGCCCGTTGGGATATCGAACAGTTCTTCAAAGACATCAAGCAGCTACTCAAAATCAAATCATTTCTGGGTACCACGACCAATGCCGTGCTTATTCAGATTTGGACAGCAATGATTACGATCCTGATCCTGAAGTACATGAAGGCCATCGCAACCTATGGCTGGTGTTTGTCCAACATGGTTGCCTTTCTTCGGGTAAACCTGTTCGTGAAGTTTGATCTGCAAAAACTGCTGAACGAGCCTTTTAAACCACCAGAAACCGTTGTTGAAACAGCCCCCATACAGATGAGTTTATTTGAGTGGGGGGATTGA